In Actinomadura citrea, a single window of DNA contains:
- a CDS encoding tetratricopeptide repeat protein: MSDARALLESGDIAGLIRHLRFNAEAMELGEVARLMEGAAALSGFDDMREAAAAMAARQEPQQLYDFGYACVERGIAFLAVPALRRALEMMPDEPVLLMELVSALERENRHAEAVAALEPRVDALDPWPARYLLAYNALFSGDLDRAAHEAARLPAPDGDWVPARDRLARMVARARAAGPLGSRDLRGWHFALGGGVLATISPYGFDDGMTGRYAYTSDSFALCRRTLDRLRLVLDAAGRRPASVGLLPDRSSRILGLAAARLFGLPAEPFAPERPGALVVAYDLNETDADGLRERTEGQVLFEHASCWTDPPVVSADVTGFLHQVAVAPWGSQLRVTPGGEPETVPPDERPEAELAAEIVAADPLPDDGDGGAPPDPDERLAGFVRAVAGHWLTGPRDMVRSPGPVPSSRFA, from the coding sequence ATGAGCGACGCGCGGGCACTTCTGGAAAGCGGCGACATCGCCGGACTGATCCGGCATCTGCGGTTCAACGCCGAGGCGATGGAACTGGGCGAGGTCGCGCGGCTCATGGAGGGCGCGGCGGCGCTGTCCGGCTTCGACGACATGCGCGAGGCGGCCGCGGCGATGGCCGCCCGGCAGGAGCCGCAGCAGCTCTACGACTTCGGCTACGCCTGCGTCGAGCGCGGCATCGCCTTCCTGGCGGTCCCGGCGCTGAGGCGCGCGCTGGAGATGATGCCGGACGAGCCCGTCCTGCTCATGGAGCTCGTGTCGGCGCTGGAACGCGAGAACCGGCACGCCGAGGCCGTCGCGGCCCTGGAACCGCGCGTGGACGCGTTGGACCCGTGGCCCGCCCGGTACCTGCTGGCCTACAACGCGCTGTTCTCCGGGGACCTCGACCGGGCCGCGCACGAGGCGGCGCGGCTGCCCGCGCCGGACGGGGACTGGGTCCCGGCTCGCGACCGGCTCGCGCGGATGGTCGCGCGGGCGCGGGCCGCCGGTCCGCTCGGTTCCCGGGACCTGCGAGGCTGGCACTTCGCGCTGGGCGGCGGTGTCCTCGCCACGATCTCGCCGTACGGGTTCGACGACGGCATGACGGGGCGCTACGCCTACACCTCCGACAGCTTCGCCCTGTGCAGGCGGACCCTCGACCGGCTGCGGCTGGTCCTGGACGCGGCCGGGCGGCGTCCCGCGTCGGTCGGCCTGCTGCCCGACCGGTCGAGCCGGATCCTGGGGCTGGCCGCGGCACGGCTGTTCGGGCTGCCCGCCGAGCCGTTCGCCCCGGAGCGCCCGGGGGCGCTCGTGGTCGCCTACGACCTGAACGAGACGGACGCCGACGGCCTGCGGGAGCGGACCGAAGGGCAGGTGCTGTTCGAGCACGCGTCCTGCTGGACCGACCCGCCCGTGGTGAGCGCCGACGTCACCGGGTTCCTGCACCAGGTGGCGGTGGCTCCGTGGGGCTCGCAGCTGCGGGTCACGCCCGGCGGCGAGCCGGAGACCGTGCCGCCGGACGAGCGCCCCGAAGCGGAACTGGCCGCCGAGATCGTCGCCGCCGACCCCCTGCCGGACGACGGCGACGGCGGCGCGCCGCCGGACCCCGACGAGCGGCTGGCGGGCTTCGTCCGGGCGGTCGCCGGCCACTGGCTCACCGGGCCGAGGGACATGGTGCGCTCCCCCGGCCCCGTGCCGAGCAGCCGCTTCGCCTAG
- a CDS encoding cystathionine gamma-lyase, whose amino-acid sequence MEIGDGTLAVGAGRPEAENFAPALPGPVFAAHYHLTGEASGPYTYGRDTNPTWTLLERAIGELEGGAEVVSFSSGMAAVAGVLLSQVRSGDVVVLPDDCYHTTRALKERLESYGAVVRMGPTADDAQIGLLEGARLIWLETPSNPELDVCDIRRVAEAAHRAGALVAVDNTLATPLGQRPLDLGADFSVASDTKSLSGHGDLLLGHVATRDPGLAEAVRVWRRTVGAIPGPMEAWLAHRSLATLQLRLDRQAANALAVAEALRGHPHVSGLRYPGLPDDPSHEVAARQMRRFGCVVSFALRDEASAERFLGSLRHVMQATSFGSVHSSAERRARWGGDAVPAGFVRFSAGVEDTDDLVADVLRALAAIG is encoded by the coding sequence ATGGAGATCGGGGACGGGACGCTGGCCGTGGGCGCCGGGCGGCCGGAGGCGGAGAACTTCGCCCCGGCCCTGCCCGGGCCCGTGTTCGCGGCGCACTACCACCTGACCGGGGAGGCGAGCGGGCCCTACACCTACGGGCGCGACACCAACCCGACATGGACGCTGCTGGAGCGGGCGATCGGCGAGCTGGAGGGCGGCGCGGAGGTCGTCTCGTTCTCCTCGGGGATGGCGGCGGTCGCGGGCGTCCTTCTGTCGCAGGTCCGGTCCGGCGACGTCGTGGTGCTGCCCGACGACTGCTACCACACGACCCGCGCGCTGAAGGAGCGCCTGGAGTCGTACGGGGCGGTGGTCCGCATGGGGCCGACCGCGGACGACGCCCAGATCGGGCTGCTGGAGGGGGCGCGGCTGATCTGGCTCGAAACCCCGTCCAACCCCGAGCTGGACGTGTGCGACATCCGGCGGGTCGCCGAGGCCGCGCACCGGGCGGGCGCGCTCGTGGCGGTGGACAACACCCTCGCCACCCCGCTCGGGCAGCGGCCGCTGGACCTCGGGGCCGACTTCTCCGTCGCCAGCGACACCAAGTCGCTGAGCGGGCACGGGGATCTGCTGCTCGGGCATGTCGCGACCCGCGACCCGGGGCTGGCGGAAGCGGTCCGGGTCTGGCGCAGGACCGTCGGCGCGATCCCCGGGCCGATGGAGGCGTGGCTGGCGCACCGGTCGCTCGCCACGCTCCAGCTGAGGCTTGACCGGCAGGCGGCCAACGCGCTGGCCGTGGCCGAGGCGCTGCGGGGGCATCCGCACGTGTCCGGGCTCAGGTATCCGGGGTTGCCGGACGACCCGTCCCACGAGGTCGCGGCCCGGCAGATGCGCCGGTTCGGCTGCGTCGTGTCGTTCGCCCTGAGAGACGAGGCGTCCGCCGAGAGGTTCCTCGGCTCGCTGCGGCACGTCATGCAGGCCACCAGTTTCGGCAGCGTGCACAGCTCCGCGGAGCGGCGCGCCCGGTGGGGCGGCGACGCCGTGCCCGCCGGCTTCGTGCGCTTCTCGGCCGGCGTCGAGGACACCGACGACCTCGTCGCGGACGTCCTGCGGGCGCTGGCGGCGATCGGGTAG
- a CDS encoding tetratricopeptide repeat protein gives MLLSCSGWACTRLISVSKVPGGNPVALRDPDAYAVEFMICDFCGSYFCDRCHASGSRLRAPRCTSCGGRLVPGARLEQMSGRARPAAAEHHDQGVRHLESGRLDDAVRELDEAVRLRPEYAAAHRMRGIALSATGRRAEALAAFEQALQRDPSDVVAHFERAGTLLAMERAAEAVAAYDQTIALRPDYPAPQINRAIILMDSGRDAEALAAVDGAVALLASGRAVGAGRYDLASAHSVKGAALVKLGRYEEALPAIDYAIDNGPDSWNDHYNKSYALERLGRMEESETARGIADSLRNA, from the coding sequence ATGCTCCTCAGCTGTTCGGGGTGGGCGTGCACGCGCCTCATCTCGGTGTCGAAGGTGCCGGGTGGCAACCCCGTCGCACTGCGGGACCCCGACGCCTACGCGGTCGAGTTCATGATCTGCGACTTCTGCGGGAGCTACTTCTGCGACCGGTGCCACGCGTCCGGCTCCCGGCTCCGCGCGCCGCGCTGCACGTCCTGCGGGGGCAGGCTCGTCCCCGGCGCGAGGCTGGAGCAGATGAGCGGCCGCGCGCGCCCGGCCGCGGCCGAGCACCACGACCAGGGCGTTCGGCACCTGGAGTCCGGCCGTCTCGACGACGCCGTCAGGGAACTGGACGAGGCCGTCCGCCTCCGGCCCGAGTACGCCGCCGCGCACCGCATGCGCGGCATCGCCCTCTCCGCGACGGGGCGGCGCGCCGAGGCCCTCGCCGCGTTCGAGCAGGCGCTCCAGCGCGATCCGTCCGACGTGGTGGCCCACTTCGAGCGGGCCGGGACGCTCCTGGCGATGGAGCGCGCCGCCGAGGCGGTCGCCGCCTACGACCAGACGATCGCCCTGCGGCCGGACTACCCCGCGCCGCAGATCAACCGGGCGATCATCCTCATGGACTCCGGCCGGGACGCCGAGGCGCTGGCCGCCGTGGACGGCGCCGTCGCCCTCCTCGCCTCCGGCCGCGCCGTCGGCGCCGGCCGCTACGACCTCGCCAGTGCCCACAGCGTCAAGGGCGCGGCGCTCGTCAAGCTCGGCCGCTACGAGGAGGCCCTGCCCGCCATCGACTACGCCATCGACAACGGCCCCGACTCCTGGAACGACCACTACAACAAGTCCTACGCCCTGGAGCGCCTGGGCCGCATGGAGGAGTCGGAGACGGCCCGCGGCATAGCCGACTCGCTCCGCAACGCCTGA